A single Amphiura filiformis chromosome 8, Afil_fr2py, whole genome shotgun sequence DNA region contains:
- the LOC140158547 gene encoding ubiquinol-cytochrome-c reductase complex assembly factor 1-like, which yields MFAYRSCKIMSSTSRHIASSYLSWLRLNNTVKIPLGVQSVAFSTRQLEWNKQSFGENEQKNKRLLPQTRCLCGTHSVQGVNYVKHLSSSASSQAQIKQGAISRTDDTDSSAFVKGLEYMGIIWKLRYNRFKMRGAAQNLYISCVDDIDVQKFFKACNMDDTLFSWFLVTELHIWMSMVRLRQEGREGKYIIHYLVFCLWHDVEARSKAMGISSVKTKEGLKQMLYQFQAALFAYDEGLLSDDRTMAAALWRTFFVKQCDDPRQVALMVEYVRQQMQYLDTLSSEQLLQTGRVKWLPLNADIPAGMEEPRKAQTIEEELSPLVDVEQIKT from the exons ATGTTTGCCTACAGATCGTGTAAAATAATGTCATCTACCTCAAGACACATCGCCTCTTCGTATTTGTCATGGTTGAGATTAAATAATACTGTAAAG ATTCCTCTTGGAGTACAAAGTGTAGCCTTTAGTACAAGACAGTTGGAGTGGAATAAACAGTCATTTGGTGAAAATGAACAGAAGAATAAACGATTACTACCTCAAACCAGATGTTTGTGTGGAACTCATTCTGTCCAAGGAGTTAACTATGTGAAACATTTGTCATCATCAGCTTCATCACAA GCTCAGATTAAACAAGGAGCAATTTCAAGAACAGATGATACAGATTCGTCAGCTTTTGTAAAAGGACTGGAGTATATGGGCATTATATGGAAACTAAGATATAACAGATTT AAAATGAGAGGTGCGGCACAAAATCTGTACATCTCATGTGTAGATGACATCGATGTCCAGAAATTTTTCAAAG CGTGCAATATGGATGATACACTATTTTCATGGTTCTTAGTCACAGAATTACATATATG GATGTCCATGGTTAGACTGAGACAGGAGGGTAGAGAAGGCAAATATATAATTCACTATTTAGTGTTTTGTCTATGGCATGATGTGGAAGCTAGAAGTAAAGCCATGGGG ATATCAAGTGTAAAAACAAAAGAAGGCCTCAAACAAATGCTGTATCAGTTCCAAGCTGCCCTCTTTGCTTACGATGAG GGACTTCTTTCTGATGATCGTACTATGGCAGCAGCTTTGTGGAGGACATTCTTTGTTAAACAGTGCGATGACCCTAGGCAGGTGGCTCTTATGGTGGAATATGTGAGACAACAG ATGCAGTACTTAGATACACTCAGCTCTGAACAGCTCTTACAGACTGGGAGAGTGAAATGGCTTCCATTGAACGCTGACATTCCTGCTGGTATGGAGGAGCCTAGGAAAGCTCAAACGATTGAAGAAGAATTAAGTCCTTTGGTAGATGTTGAACAGATTAAGACTTAA
- the LOC140158439 gene encoding uncharacterized protein: MNFTTKKTIKISPYTLCQKTLEATHSHPYLGLKFCDNPRWKEHISEVTNSCKKILGVIRRNFKACPTYIKSRLYLSLIQPKLTYGSAAWIPSTNEERHQLDMIQRSAARLCYNNYSREASVTQMLNQLEWPSLDTCRLITRLSLMYRITHNLADIDWQDHLTRPTRMTRRHHPSSYMQIRVNSATYANSFFPWTIPHWNGLPHDILDIPDYKNFKTAVRDYLN, translated from the coding sequence ATGAACTTCACAACCAAGAAAACCATCAAAATCTCCCCATACACATTGTGCCAAAAAACTCTTGAGGCAACACATTCTCATCCGTACCTTGGTCTGAAGTTTTGTGACAATCCACGCTGGAAAGAGCATATCTCTGAAGTCACAAACAGCTGTAAGAAGATCCTGGGTGTCATCAGAAGGAACTTCAAAGCTTGTCCTACATACATCAAGTCTCGCCTCTATTTGTCGCTCATTCAACCCAAACTGACTTATGGGTCGGCAGCTTGGATCCCTTCCACAAATGAAGAGAGACACCAGCTAGACATGATACAGAGGTCAGCTGCTAGGTTGTGCTACAACAACTACTCCAGAGAAGCAAGTGTTACGCAAATGCTCAACCAACTTGAATGGCCAAGTTTGGATACCTGTCGCCTTATTACCAGACTTAGCTTGATGTACAGAATTACACACAATCTCGCCGACATAGACTGGCAGGACCACCTCACCCGACCAACACGAATGACCAGACGACACCACCCATCTTCATACATGCAAATTAGAGTCAACTCAGCGACCTACGCAAACAGCTTTTTTCCATGGACAATTCCACACTGGAACGGACTGCCCCACGACATATTAGACATACCAGACTACAAAAACTTCAAGACCGCCGTTAGGGACTACCTCAATTAA